One window from the genome of Trabulsiella odontotermitis encodes:
- the fruB gene encoding fused PTS fructose transporter subunit IIA/HPr protein — MFQLSVQDIHPGKQAGSKEEAIRQVASALVAAGNVADGYVNGMLAREQQTSTFLGNGIAIPHGTTDTRDQVLKTGVQVYQFPQGVTWGDDQVAYIAIGIAASSDEHLGLLRQLTHILSDDNVAEQLKTATTAEELRALLMGEKQDEGLKLDNDTLTLDVIASDLVTLQALNAGRLKEAGAVDTAFVSRAVSDRPLNLGQGIWLNDSAEGNLKSAVAVSRAATEFSVEGQPAALLVTVAMADEQPVAVLNRLSNLLVDNKAERLLNADAATLLALLTSDEAIADDVLSAEFVVRNEHGLHARPGTMLVNTIKQFNSEITVANLDGSGKPANGRSLMKVVALGVKKGHRLRFTAQGDDAKQALEAIGEAIASGLGEGA, encoded by the coding sequence ATGTTCCAGTTATCTGTTCAGGATATTCATCCCGGCAAGCAGGCGGGAAGTAAAGAAGAGGCTATTCGCCAGGTAGCGTCCGCACTGGTCGCAGCGGGCAACGTCGCTGACGGTTATGTCAACGGCATGCTGGCGCGTGAACAGCAGACCTCCACGTTTCTTGGCAACGGGATTGCGATCCCACACGGCACCACCGATACGCGCGACCAGGTACTGAAAACCGGTGTGCAGGTTTACCAGTTTCCGCAGGGCGTGACCTGGGGTGATGATCAGGTGGCGTACATTGCCATCGGCATTGCCGCCAGTTCCGACGAACACCTCGGTCTGTTACGTCAGTTGACCCATATTCTCAGCGACGACAACGTGGCTGAACAGCTGAAAACCGCTACCACTGCCGAAGAGCTGCGTGCGCTGCTGATGGGTGAAAAACAGGACGAAGGGCTGAAGCTTGATAACGACACGCTGACCCTGGACGTCATTGCCAGCGATCTGGTGACGCTACAGGCGCTGAACGCCGGTCGTCTGAAAGAAGCTGGTGCGGTAGATACCGCCTTTGTCTCCCGTGCGGTGAGCGATCGACCGCTGAACCTCGGGCAGGGGATCTGGCTGAACGACAGTGCTGAAGGCAACCTGAAAAGTGCGGTAGCGGTAAGCCGCGCGGCAACCGAATTCAGTGTCGAAGGGCAACCGGCGGCGCTGCTGGTGACGGTGGCGATGGCTGATGAACAACCGGTCGCGGTGCTGAACCGTCTGAGCAACCTGCTGGTGGATAACAAGGCTGAACGCCTGCTGAACGCGGACGCCGCCACCTTGCTGGCATTGCTGACCAGCGATGAGGCGATAGCTGACGATGTACTGAGTGCGGAATTTGTGGTGCGCAATGAGCATGGCTTGCATGCGCGCCCAGGGACGATGCTGGTGAATACCATTAAACAATTTAATAGCGAAATTACTGTCGCCAATCTGGATGGCAGTGGCAAACCGGCTAATGGCCGCAGTCTGATGAAAGTGGTTGCCCTTGGTGTGAAAAAAGGCCACCGCCTGCGTTTCACCGCCCAGGGTGACGATGCGAAACAGGCGCTGGAGGCGATTGGCGAGGCCATCGCGTCTGGTCTTGGGGAGGGCGCGTAA
- the fruK gene encoding 1-phosphofructokinase, producing MSRRVATITLNPAYDLVGFTPDIERGEVNLVRTTGLHAAGKGINVAKVLKDLGIDVTVGGFLGKDNQDGFQQLFSELGIANRFQVVQGRTRINVKLTEKDGEVTDFNFSGFDVTPADWERFVNDSLSWLGQFDMVCVSGSLPAGVSPEAFTDWMTRLRSQCPCIIFDSSREALVAGLKAAPWLVKPNRRELEIWAGRKLPEMKDVIEAAHALREQGIAHVVISLGAEGALWVNASGEWIAKPPSVEVVSTVGAGDSMVGGLIYGLLMRESSEHTLRLATAVAALAVSQSNVGITDRTQLAAMMARVDLQPFN from the coding sequence ATGAGCAGGCGTGTTGCTACCATTACCCTGAACCCGGCCTATGACCTGGTGGGTTTTACCCCGGATATTGAACGTGGCGAAGTGAACCTGGTGCGGACCACCGGCCTGCATGCCGCAGGAAAAGGCATTAACGTCGCAAAAGTGCTGAAAGATTTGGGCATCGACGTGACCGTTGGCGGCTTCCTCGGCAAAGACAACCAGGACGGGTTTCAGCAGTTGTTCAGCGAGCTGGGCATCGCCAACCGTTTTCAGGTGGTGCAGGGCCGTACGCGTATTAACGTCAAGCTGACGGAAAAAGACGGTGAAGTGACCGACTTTAACTTCTCTGGTTTTGACGTCACCCCGGCGGACTGGGAACGTTTTGTTAATGATTCCCTGAGCTGGCTGGGTCAGTTCGACATGGTGTGCGTCAGCGGCAGTCTGCCAGCCGGCGTCAGCCCGGAAGCGTTCACCGACTGGATGACGCGTCTGCGCAGCCAGTGCCCGTGCATTATCTTCGACAGCAGCCGTGAAGCGCTGGTCGCTGGTCTGAAAGCCGCGCCATGGCTGGTCAAACCGAACCGCCGTGAGCTGGAAATCTGGGCGGGTCGTAAGCTGCCGGAAATGAAAGATGTTATCGAGGCGGCCCATGCGCTGCGCGAGCAGGGTATCGCTCACGTGGTGATTTCATTGGGCGCAGAAGGGGCGTTGTGGGTAAACGCCTCTGGCGAATGGATCGCGAAACCGCCGTCTGTTGAGGTGGTGAGTACCGTTGGTGCAGGGGATTCCATGGTCGGCGGTCTGATTTATGGGCTGCTGATGCGTGAATCCAGTGAACATACCCTGCGTCTGGCTACCGCCGTCGCAGCACTGGCGGTGAGTCAGAGTAATGTTGGCATTACCGATCGTACCCAGTTAGCCGCGATGATGGCGCGAGTTGACTTACAACCCTTTAATTAA
- the fruA gene encoding PTS fructose transporter subunit IIBC, translated as MKTLLIIDAGLGQARAYMAKTLLSAAAQKAHLEITDNPNDAELVIVLGSALPQDSALNGKQVWLGDINRAVGHPELFLSEAKAHAKPYSAPAVAPAAAASTGMKRIVAVTACPTGVAHTFMAAEAIETEAKKRGWWVKVETRGSVGAGNAITPEEVELADLVLVAADIEVDLAKFAGKPMYRTSTGLALKKTAQEFDKAVAEAKPFQPSQTTAKEAKKEGGGAYRHLLTGVSYMLPMVVAGGLCIALSFAFGITAFKEEGTLAAALMQIGGGSAFALMVPVLAGYIAFSIADRPGLTPGLIGGMLAVSTGSGFIGGIIAGFLAGYVAKLISTKVKLPPSMEALKPILIIPLFSSLIVGLAMIYLIGKPVAGILAGLTHWLQTMGTANAVLLGAILGGMMCTDMGGPVNKAAYAFGVGLLSTQTYAPMAAIMAAGMVPPLALGLATIVARRKFDKAQQEGGKAALVLGLCFITEGAIPFAARDPMRVLPCCIVGGAVTGAISMAIGAKLMAPHGGLFVLLIPGAITPVLGYLLAIIAGTLVAGLSYAVLKRPEAEVVAKAA; from the coding sequence ATGAAAACGCTGCTGATTATTGATGCCGGACTTGGACAGGCCCGCGCTTACATGGCGAAGACCCTGTTGAGTGCGGCGGCGCAAAAAGCACACCTCGAAATAACGGATAACCCCAACGACGCCGAACTGGTGATCGTGCTGGGAAGCGCGCTGCCGCAAGACAGCGCGCTCAACGGAAAACAGGTCTGGCTGGGCGATATTAATCGCGCAGTGGGCCACCCTGAACTGTTCCTCAGCGAAGCAAAAGCGCACGCTAAACCCTACAGCGCGCCAGCCGTCGCACCGGCTGCCGCTGCTTCGACCGGCATGAAGCGCATTGTCGCAGTCACCGCCTGCCCGACCGGCGTGGCGCATACCTTCATGGCGGCAGAAGCCATTGAAACGGAAGCAAAAAAACGCGGCTGGTGGGTGAAAGTGGAAACCCGCGGCTCCGTGGGCGCCGGTAACGCCATTACGCCGGAAGAGGTCGAGCTGGCCGATCTGGTGCTGGTGGCGGCAGATATCGAAGTGGATCTGGCGAAATTTGCCGGTAAGCCGATGTATCGCACCTCTACCGGACTGGCGCTGAAGAAAACCGCACAGGAGTTTGATAAAGCGGTGGCTGAAGCGAAACCGTTCCAGCCTTCACAAACCACCGCGAAAGAAGCGAAAAAAGAGGGCGGCGGCGCATACCGTCACCTGCTGACCGGGGTTTCTTACATGCTGCCGATGGTAGTAGCGGGCGGTCTGTGTATCGCGCTCTCCTTCGCTTTCGGGATCACGGCGTTTAAAGAAGAGGGAACGCTGGCGGCGGCGCTGATGCAAATCGGCGGCGGCTCGGCCTTTGCGCTGATGGTGCCGGTGCTGGCTGGTTACATTGCGTTCTCCATCGCTGATCGTCCTGGCCTGACGCCGGGTCTGATTGGCGGCATGCTCGCCGTGAGCACCGGATCTGGCTTCATCGGCGGGATTATCGCCGGTTTCCTCGCAGGTTACGTGGCGAAGCTGATCAGTACGAAAGTGAAACTGCCACCAAGCATGGAAGCGCTGAAACCGATTCTGATCATTCCGTTATTTTCCAGCCTGATTGTCGGTCTGGCGATGATCTACCTGATCGGTAAACCGGTTGCCGGTATCCTGGCGGGCCTGACACACTGGCTGCAGACCATGGGTACGGCGAATGCGGTTCTGCTGGGCGCGATCCTTGGCGGCATGATGTGTACCGACATGGGCGGCCCGGTGAACAAAGCGGCGTACGCGTTCGGGGTGGGGCTGTTGAGTACCCAGACCTACGCGCCGATGGCCGCAATTATGGCTGCCGGTATGGTGCCGCCGCTGGCATTAGGTCTGGCAACAATTGTCGCTCGTCGTAAATTCGACAAAGCGCAGCAGGAAGGTGGTAAAGCGGCGCTGGTGCTCGGGTTGTGCTTCATCACCGAAGGGGCCATTCCGTTCGCAGCCCGTGACCCGATGCGTGTTCTGCCCTGCTGTATTGTGGGCGGCGCGGTGACAGGGGCGATTTCCATGGCGATTGGCGCGAAACTGATGGCGCCGCACGGCGGGCTGTTCGTGCTGCTGATCCCGGGGGCGATCACCCCAGTGTTGGGTTACCTGCTGGCGATTATCGCTGGTACGCTGGTGGCAGGACTTTCTTACGCGGTGCTGAAACGCCCGGAAGCGGAAGTCGTCGCGAAAGCGGCGTAA
- the nfo gene encoding deoxyribonuclease IV: protein MKYIGAHVSAAGGLANAAIRAAEIDATAFALFTKNQRQWRAAPLTDDIISEFKTACEKYHYGPGQILPHDSYLINLGHPVADALEKSRDAFIDEMSRCQQLGLTLLNFHPGSHLVQISEEECLARIAESINIALAKTEGVTAVIENTAGQGSNLGFRFEHLAAIIDGVEDKSRVGVCIDTCHAFAAGYDLRTTAACEETFAEFERIVGFQYLRGMHLNDAKSAFGSRVDRHHSLGEGNIGHDAFRWIMQDARFDGIPLILETINPDIWAEEIAWLKAQQKAEATA, encoded by the coding sequence ATGAAATACATTGGAGCGCACGTCAGCGCTGCTGGCGGTCTGGCAAACGCGGCAATCCGCGCTGCTGAAATTGACGCGACCGCTTTTGCCCTGTTCACCAAAAATCAGCGCCAGTGGCGCGCCGCCCCGCTCACCGACGATATCATCAGCGAATTCAAAACCGCCTGTGAAAAATACCACTATGGGCCGGGTCAGATCCTTCCGCACGACAGCTACCTGATTAACCTCGGTCACCCGGTTGCCGACGCGCTGGAGAAATCCCGCGATGCGTTTATTGATGAGATGTCCCGCTGCCAGCAACTGGGTTTAACGCTGCTGAACTTCCACCCGGGCAGCCATCTGGTGCAAATTTCCGAAGAAGAGTGCCTGGCGCGCATCGCCGAATCCATTAACATCGCGCTGGCAAAGACCGAAGGCGTAACCGCGGTGATTGAAAATACCGCCGGTCAGGGCAGTAATCTGGGGTTCAGATTCGAGCATCTGGCGGCCATTATCGACGGCGTGGAGGATAAATCCCGCGTCGGTGTGTGCATCGATACCTGTCACGCGTTTGCCGCCGGGTATGATCTGCGCACCACCGCCGCCTGCGAAGAGACGTTCGCGGAATTTGAACGCATTGTCGGGTTTCAGTATCTGCGCGGTATGCATCTCAACGATGCGAAAAGCGCGTTTGGCAGTCGCGTTGACCGTCACCACAGTCTCGGCGAGGGCAACATCGGACACGATGCTTTCCGCTGGATCATGCAGGATGCCCGCTTTGATGGGATCCCACTGATTCTGGAAACCATCAACCCTGATATCTGGGCCGAAGAGATTGCCTGGCTGAAAGCGCAGCAGAAAGCCGAAGCCACGGCATAA
- a CDS encoding YeiH family protein yields MAELTIHTHRHTLWHFIPGLALSALITGAALWGGSIPAVAGAGFSALTLAILLGMVLGNTVYPKIWQRCDGGVLFAKQHLLRLGIILYGFRLTFSQIADVGVSGIAIDVLTLASTFLLACFLGQKVFGLDKHTSWLIGAGSSICGAAAVLATEPVVKAESSKVTVAVATVVIFGTIAIFLYPAMYPLVAHWFSPETYGIYIGSTMHEVAQVVAAGHAISPDAENAAVIAKMLRVMMLAPFLLLLAARVKQLAPAGKGQNSKITIPWFAILFIVVAIFNSFHLLPKAVVELLVTLDTVLLAMAMAALGLTTHVSALKKAGAKPLLMALLLFVWLIVGGGMINLLVHSVMA; encoded by the coding sequence ATGGCAGAACTCACCATCCACACACATCGTCATACGTTATGGCATTTCATTCCCGGTCTGGCGCTGAGCGCCCTGATTACCGGCGCCGCACTGTGGGGCGGGAGTATTCCGGCGGTGGCTGGCGCGGGTTTCAGCGCGCTGACGCTGGCTATCCTGCTTGGCATGGTGCTTGGCAACACGGTGTACCCGAAAATCTGGCAACGCTGCGACGGCGGCGTGCTGTTTGCCAAACAGCACCTGCTACGCCTCGGCATTATCCTTTATGGCTTTCGGCTGACGTTTTCGCAAATTGCTGATGTAGGTGTCAGCGGGATTGCCATCGATGTGCTGACGCTTGCCAGCACCTTTCTGCTGGCCTGTTTTCTTGGCCAGAAAGTGTTTGGTCTGGATAAACACACCAGTTGGCTGATTGGCGCAGGCAGCAGTATCTGCGGCGCGGCGGCGGTACTGGCGACCGAACCGGTAGTGAAAGCGGAATCGAGCAAAGTTACCGTGGCGGTCGCGACGGTGGTGATTTTCGGGACCATCGCTATTTTCCTCTATCCGGCGATGTATCCGCTGGTCGCCCACTGGTTCAGCCCGGAAACCTACGGGATTTATATCGGTTCAACAATGCATGAAGTGGCGCAGGTGGTGGCGGCAGGTCATGCCATCAGCCCGGACGCAGAAAACGCGGCGGTGATCGCAAAAATGCTGCGCGTGATGATGCTGGCGCCGTTCCTGCTGTTACTGGCCGCACGCGTTAAGCAACTGGCGCCGGCGGGTAAAGGCCAGAACAGTAAAATCACCATTCCGTGGTTTGCCATTCTGTTCATCGTGGTGGCGATTTTCAACTCGTTCCATTTGTTGCCGAAAGCGGTAGTTGAGTTGCTGGTGACGCTGGATACCGTGCTGCTGGCGATGGCAATGGCGGCGCTCGGGTTAACCACCCACGTCAGCGCGCTGAAAAAAGCGGGTGCGAAACCGCTCTTGATGGCGCTGCTGCTGTTCGTCTGGCTGATTGTCGGCGGTGGCATGATCAACCTGCTGGTGCATAGCGTGATGGCATAA
- the yieE gene encoding DNA-binding transcriptional regulator YeiE, protein MHITLRQLDVFAEVLKSGSTTQASQMLALSQSAVSAALTDLEGQLGVQLFDRVGKRLVVNEHGRLLYPRALALLEQASEIEQLFREDNGAIRVAASSTIGNYILPEVIARYRRDFPDLPLELSVGNSQDVVNAVADFRVDIGLIEGPCHAAEIVAEPWLEDELVVFAAPDSPLLEGKVTLARLASAPWILREKGSGTRELVDYLLLSQLPEFHLGMELGNSEAIKHAVRHGLGISCLSRRVIAEQLDNGTLTELSVPLPRLTRTLWRIHHRQKHISNALNRFLRYCDS, encoded by the coding sequence ATGCACATCACGCTACGCCAGCTTGACGTCTTCGCCGAGGTGTTAAAAAGCGGCTCTACCACTCAGGCATCGCAGATGCTGGCGCTGTCGCAATCGGCGGTGAGTGCGGCGCTGACCGATCTGGAAGGCCAGCTCGGCGTGCAACTGTTCGATCGCGTCGGCAAGCGGCTGGTGGTGAATGAGCATGGGCGGTTGCTGTATCCGCGCGCGCTGGCGTTACTGGAGCAGGCGAGCGAAATTGAACAGCTCTTTCGGGAAGATAACGGCGCGATCCGCGTGGCGGCCAGCAGCACCATTGGCAACTATATTCTGCCGGAAGTGATCGCCCGCTATCGCCGTGATTTTCCCGATCTGCCGCTCGAACTGAGCGTCGGCAACAGCCAGGATGTCGTCAACGCGGTGGCGGATTTCCGTGTGGATATCGGGCTGATTGAAGGGCCATGCCACGCCGCGGAAATTGTCGCGGAACCCTGGCTTGAAGACGAACTGGTGGTCTTTGCCGCCCCGGATTCGCCGCTACTGGAAGGGAAGGTGACACTGGCGCGGCTGGCGTCGGCGCCATGGATCCTGCGCGAAAAAGGGTCCGGCACCCGGGAGCTTGTCGATTATCTGCTGCTGTCGCAGTTGCCGGAGTTTCATCTGGGAATGGAGCTCGGTAACTCCGAGGCCATCAAACACGCGGTGCGCCACGGTCTGGGCATCAGTTGCCTCTCCCGACGGGTGATTGCTGAGCAACTGGATAACGGGACGCTGACGGAACTTTCCGTTCCATTACCCCGGCTCACGCGTACATTATGGCGAATTCATCACCGCCAGAAACATATCTCAAATGCGCTGAACCGCTTTTTGCGTTACTGTGATAGCTAA
- a CDS encoding amino acid permease yields MVSETKTTEAPALRRELKARHLTMIAIGGSIGTGLFVASGATISQAGPGGALFSYILIGLMVYFLMTSLGELAAFMPVSGSFATYGQNYVEEGFGFALGWNYWYNWAVTIAVDLVAAQLVMSWWFPDTPGWIWSAVFLGLIFLMNYISVRGFGESEYWFSLIKVATVIIFIIVGLAMILGIFKGAQPVGWSNWTTGDAPFAGGFAAMIGVAMIVGFSFQGTELIGIAAGESEDPEKNIPRAVRQVFWRILLFYVFAILIISLIIPYTDPSLLRNDVKDISVSPFTLVFQHAGLLSAAAVMNAVILTAVLSAGNSGMYASTRMLYTLACDGKAPRIFAKLSKGGVPRNALYATTVIAALCFLTSMFGNQTVYLWLLNTSGMTGFIAWLGIAVSHYRFRRGYVLQGRDLNDLPYRSGFFPLGPIFAFALCLIITLGQNYEAFLKDTIDWGGVAATYIGIPLFLVIWFGYKLVKGTHFVHYNEMQFPERFKK; encoded by the coding sequence ATGGTTTCAGAAACTAAAACTACAGAAGCGCCCGCGCTACGCCGCGAACTGAAGGCGCGTCACCTGACCATGATCGCCATTGGTGGTTCAATCGGTACAGGGTTGTTTGTTGCTTCAGGGGCAACGATTTCTCAGGCGGGCCCGGGCGGCGCGCTGTTCTCTTACATTCTGATCGGTCTGATGGTCTATTTCCTGATGACCAGCCTCGGTGAACTGGCGGCCTTTATGCCGGTTTCCGGTTCGTTTGCCACCTACGGCCAGAATTATGTGGAAGAAGGTTTCGGCTTCGCGCTGGGCTGGAACTACTGGTACAACTGGGCTGTGACAATCGCCGTCGATCTGGTCGCCGCGCAGCTGGTGATGAGCTGGTGGTTCCCGGACACGCCCGGCTGGATCTGGAGTGCGGTGTTCCTCGGCCTGATCTTCCTGATGAACTACATCTCCGTGCGCGGTTTCGGCGAATCGGAGTACTGGTTCTCACTGATTAAAGTCGCGACCGTCATTATCTTTATCATCGTCGGTCTGGCGATGATCCTCGGCATTTTCAAAGGTGCACAGCCAGTCGGCTGGAGCAACTGGACGACGGGGGATGCGCCGTTCGCCGGTGGCTTTGCGGCAATGATTGGCGTGGCGATGATCGTCGGCTTCTCCTTCCAGGGAACCGAGTTGATTGGCATCGCGGCGGGCGAATCTGAAGATCCGGAAAAGAACATTCCGCGCGCGGTGCGTCAGGTGTTCTGGCGTATCCTGCTGTTCTATGTATTCGCGATTCTGATTATCAGCCTGATCATTCCGTATACCGATCCGAGCCTGCTGCGTAACGATGTCAAAGACATCAGCGTCAGCCCGTTCACCCTGGTCTTCCAGCATGCGGGTCTGCTTTCGGCGGCGGCGGTGATGAACGCGGTGATCCTGACGGCGGTACTGTCTGCGGGTAACTCCGGCATGTACGCCTCAACCCGTATGCTTTACACCCTGGCCTGCGACGGCAAAGCGCCGCGTATTTTCGCGAAGCTGTCCAAAGGCGGCGTGCCGCGTAACGCGCTGTATGCCACCACGGTGATTGCGGCGCTGTGCTTCCTGACCTCAATGTTTGGTAACCAGACCGTTTACCTGTGGCTGCTGAACACCTCCGGGATGACCGGTTTCATCGCCTGGCTGGGCATTGCGGTGAGCCATTACCGCTTCCGCCGCGGCTATGTGCTGCAGGGGCGTGATTTGAACGATCTGCCGTACCGTTCCGGGTTCTTCCCGCTGGGGCCGATCTTCGCGTTTGCGTTGTGCCTGATCATCACGCTGGGTCAGAACTACGAAGCGTTCCTCAAAGACACCATCGACTGGGGCGGTGTTGCGGCGACCTATATCGGTATCCCGCTGTTCCTGGTGATCTGGTTCGGCTATAAGCTGGTGAAAGGCACCCATTTCGTGCATTACAACGAAATGCAGTTCCCTGAACGATTCAAAAAGTAA
- the cirA gene encoding catecholate siderophore receptor CirA codes for MFKLNPFVRGGLCASAMSLALPVIAADDGETLVVTAAATEQSVKDAPASISVITQEDLQRRPVNNLKDVLKDVPGVQLTNEGDNRKGISLRGLDSSYTLILIDGKRVNSRNVVFRHNDFDLNWVPVDAIERIEVVRGPMSSLYGSDALGGVVNIITKKVGQKWHGTLSADTTLQEHRDRGDTWNGQFYTSGPLVDGLLGMKAYGSVAKRAKDDQQQSDSSSDLPRIEGFTSRDGNVEFAWTPDENHDFSAGYGFDRQDRDSDSLDQNRLERQNYSLSHNGRWSTGNSELRLYGEKVDNKNPGNAGEITSESNTLDGKYVLPLGMINQLVTVGGEWRHDKLKDPVNLTGGSNASTSANQYALFLEDEWRIFEPLALTTGIRMDDHETYGDHWSPRAYLVYTATDTVTVKGGWATAFKAPSLLQLSPDWASNSCRGGCRIVGSQDLKPETSESFELGLYYSGEEGWLGGVQGSVTAFQNNVDDMINVNRTSNASEAPGYPNFVGWYTNASGKRVPVFAYYNVDKARITGLETELKVPFGEVWKLTMNYTYTDGRDLSNGGDKPLKERPFHTANSRVDWAPWQDWSFYVAANYTGQQRAVSATSKTPGGYTTWDIGGAWQATKDIKLRAGVLNVGDKDLQRDDYSYNEEGRRYFMAVDYRF; via the coding sequence ATGTTTAAGCTAAACCCCTTCGTCCGGGGCGGGCTGTGTGCGTCCGCAATGTCACTGGCGCTACCGGTTATCGCCGCCGATGATGGCGAGACACTGGTGGTTACCGCCGCTGCGACCGAGCAGAGCGTGAAAGATGCGCCTGCCAGCATCAGCGTCATCACCCAGGAGGATTTGCAGCGTCGTCCGGTGAATAACCTGAAGGACGTGCTGAAAGACGTGCCGGGCGTCCAGTTGACCAACGAAGGGGATAACCGCAAGGGCATCAGCCTGCGCGGGCTGGATAGCAGCTATACGCTGATCCTCATTGATGGCAAGCGCGTCAATTCCCGCAACGTTGTCTTCCGCCATAACGATTTTGACCTCAACTGGGTCCCGGTCGATGCTATCGAACGCATCGAAGTGGTTCGCGGCCCGATGTCCTCCCTCTATGGTTCCGATGCGCTGGGTGGGGTGGTGAATATCATCACCAAAAAGGTCGGGCAGAAATGGCACGGTACGTTGAGTGCCGACACCACGTTGCAGGAACATCGTGATCGCGGCGACACCTGGAACGGCCAGTTTTACACCAGCGGGCCGCTGGTCGACGGCTTGCTGGGCATGAAAGCTTACGGCAGCGTGGCGAAGCGTGCCAAAGATGACCAACAACAGTCCGACAGCAGCTCTGATTTACCGCGCATCGAAGGGTTTACCAGCCGCGATGGCAATGTCGAATTTGCCTGGACGCCGGATGAAAACCATGATTTCAGCGCCGGATACGGGTTTGATCGTCAGGATCGCGACTCGGATTCGTTAGACCAAAACCGCCTCGAGCGGCAGAACTATTCCCTGAGCCATAACGGTCGCTGGAGCACCGGTAACAGCGAACTGCGCCTGTACGGCGAAAAAGTGGATAACAAAAACCCGGGCAATGCGGGTGAGATCACCTCAGAAAGCAACACCCTCGACGGCAAATATGTGCTGCCGCTGGGCATGATTAATCAACTGGTGACTGTTGGCGGCGAATGGCGTCACGACAAGCTGAAAGATCCGGTGAACCTGACAGGCGGCAGCAATGCGTCCACCTCGGCAAACCAGTATGCGCTGTTCCTTGAAGATGAATGGCGCATTTTCGAGCCACTGGCGCTGACCACCGGCATCCGTATGGATGATCATGAAACCTACGGCGATCACTGGAGCCCGCGCGCCTATCTGGTTTACACGGCCACCGACACAGTGACGGTGAAAGGCGGTTGGGCAACAGCGTTCAAAGCCCCGTCGCTGCTCCAGTTGAGTCCGGACTGGGCTTCTAACTCCTGCCGCGGCGGTTGCCGCATTGTGGGCAGCCAGGATCTAAAACCGGAAACCAGCGAAAGCTTCGAACTGGGGCTGTACTACAGCGGCGAAGAGGGCTGGCTCGGTGGCGTGCAGGGCAGCGTGACTGCGTTCCAGAATAACGTTGACGATATGATCAACGTTAACCGGACATCGAACGCCAGCGAAGCGCCGGGCTATCCGAATTTCGTCGGCTGGTACACCAACGCCAGCGGCAAGCGAGTGCCGGTGTTTGCTTATTACAACGTCGATAAAGCGCGGATCACCGGTCTTGAAACTGAGCTGAAAGTGCCGTTTGGCGAGGTGTGGAAACTGACGATGAACTACACCTACACCGATGGTCGCGACCTCAGCAACGGCGGTGACAAGCCGCTGAAAGAGCGTCCGTTCCACACCGCCAACAGCCGCGTGGACTGGGCGCCATGGCAGGACTGGTCGTTTTATGTCGCCGCGAACTACACCGGGCAACAACGCGCCGTCAGCGCCACATCGAAAACGCCGGGCGGTTATACCACCTGGGACATCGGCGGCGCCTGGCAGGCGACCAAAGACATTAAGCTGCGCGCGGGCGTACTGAATGTTGGCGACAAAGATTTGCAGCGAGATGATTACAGCTACAACGAAGAAGGGCGTCGCTACTTTATGGCGGTGGATTATCGCTTCTGA
- the fghA gene encoding S-formylglutathione hydrolase, translated as MEMLEEHRCFDGWQQRWRHDSTTLNCPMTFSIFLPPARATTPPPVLYWLSGLTCNDENFTTKAGAQRVAAELGIVLVMADTSPRGDAVADDDGYDLGKGAGFYLNACQAPWASHYRMYDYIRDELPALIQAQFKVSDRCAISGHSMGGHGALIMALKNPGKYTSVSAFSPIVTPCRVPWGKKAFTAYLGEDEQLWQEWDSCQLMLNSNVSDAIPTLIDQGDNDQFLADQLQPAVLAEAARQKAWPLTLRIQPGYDHSYYFIASFIEDHLRFHAQYLLK; from the coding sequence ATGGAGATGCTAGAAGAGCACCGCTGTTTCGATGGCTGGCAACAACGCTGGCGGCACGATTCCACTACCCTGAATTGCCCCATGACATTCAGCATTTTTTTACCGCCTGCGCGAGCAACCACCCCGCCTCCGGTACTTTACTGGCTGTCGGGGCTGACCTGTAACGATGAAAACTTCACCACCAAAGCGGGCGCGCAGCGAGTGGCCGCCGAGCTTGGCATCGTACTGGTAATGGCAGACACCAGCCCGCGCGGCGATGCGGTGGCTGATGACGACGGTTACGATCTGGGTAAAGGCGCCGGTTTCTATCTCAACGCCTGTCAGGCGCCCTGGGCCAGCCATTACCGGATGTATGACTATATTCGCGACGAGTTACCGGCGCTGATTCAGGCGCAGTTTAAGGTCAGCGATCGCTGTGCCATCAGCGGCCATTCGATGGGCGGTCACGGGGCGCTTATCATGGCGCTGAAAAATCCGGGCAAATACACCAGCGTGTCGGCGTTTTCCCCGATTGTGACCCCCTGTCGCGTACCGTGGGGGAAAAAAGCGTTCACCGCCTATCTCGGCGAGGACGAGCAATTATGGCAGGAGTGGGACAGTTGCCAGTTGATGTTGAATAGCAACGTCAGTGATGCCATCCCGACGCTTATCGATCAGGGCGATAACGATCAGTTCCTGGCCGATCAGCTTCAGCCCGCCGTGCTGGCGGAAGCCGCACGCCAGAAGGCCTGGCCGCTGACCCTGCGCATTCAACCTGGCTACGATCACAGCTACTACTTTATTGCGTCCTTTATTGAGGATCATCTCCGCTTCCATGCGCAATATTTGCTGAAATAA